From the genome of Oncorhynchus gorbuscha isolate QuinsamMale2020 ecotype Even-year linkage group LG18, OgorEven_v1.0, whole genome shotgun sequence:
TGATATCGAATAgttctgtatgtaataacacaaaacatttcccggggtaataatgtaagaaataactgCCAAGTTGCTTagtagctagaagcagagctgccatatcTGTGGTCGCCATCTCACAATGTTCCTgtctttttccgtggctaaatcAACTAGGTTCATcattttaacaattttattcatatttacagatggcatacatgtTCCAGATGGCATTTCTGCCCCCCAAAAAATGCATTTAgatttatttttttttaagtccatgcctctcctgtgaagtagtgacgcctgacatatgcctagtttcctgaaacgagtcacaaatgTGATAGGCTGAAGTTTCAGAAGGACAAGATGTCATCCTTTCCACCCTGCTGTGGTTTGTGTTTATTGTGCACTCGTACACCTGTTTGTAGGTGTGGATACGTGACAGCATACATGCACTAGTTGGTATGTGATCTGCAGACTGTCTGTGACTGCTGCAGGAGAATGTAGTCATCTTTGCCCCCTCACAGTAGAACTGACCACAATACAGAGCATCTGGATGCAAAATTATCAATGTCCTTGACTACCTGTAGTCCATAACACCAAtggttggtttcccagacacagattaagtttACCACTGGAGTAAAAATATGTAACTTTTCCATTGaacatgctttttagtccagaacTAAGCATAAACTGTCTCTGGGAAACCGACCAAAAGAGGTTTGGTAAAGATGACAAGGTAGTTATATGGACTGAAAAAACATTTAGGGAAAATAGCACCTTGATCTTCACCAACGGCCTGAAAACGATGACATTGATAACAGTACATATTTTTAGCATTATCTTGAATAATCAAGATCAATATCAAATCATGTAAAATACTAACAAAGACGAGGGAATGGTTGAATTCAATGTATGTATCGAAAcattgtacagatgtaggatcttaatttgatcacccctTTTTTATGAGAATTTTCCTGTACAGCAGGAAATGCACATTTATAGTGTATTTAGGCTTCTAACATTTGTCATTTAAATGtattaacccctacaaaaatgtccaataATTACAATCCACATGTTAATTCACATTTTCAGTTGCTGCAGGATTAATTTCCtgctgtacagatgtaggatcaaattaagatcctacacctgtagacTCGTGAGATCAGTATGGTCAAAATAGGCTCATCTCCAAAGTTAACTGGAGAAAAGAATTGGCATGAAAGGTATGGTCTCACACCATTTACAACTTATCTGCTTCGCAGTCATTGAACTACAATGCTAGAAAGTGTCTACAACACTGCACATTGAAAGGGAGACTCTGAAGTGCTGAGTAAATTGATGTCAAATAACATGTACGCATGGGGTACTGGGGAGATTTTAAGCATTTAGGAAATCTATATTTTTCAGAGTTAATATTACCAACGATGTAAAAAATGTTAAAACCTAAATATTCATTTTGATCTATTTTGATTTAAAGATTTTGGGGAGTATTCCCCCGGACCCCTCTAACACCCCCAAATAAAAATACTAACATAGTAAACGAAGCCAGGTGTCCATGTGTGCTACAGAAAATCAGGGCAGTTTCTAGcattttgggggccctaagcgagaAAAACATTTTAGTGAAAAATGTGGAGCTTTAAAGTTAATATCCTGCAAtactactcattttgccatggggcggaggGAACTTTGCAGTTATAAAGCTAATTTCCCGCATTTGTACACATTATGCCATGGGGTAGAAATAAATTCTGTTTTAAAGCTTattgcagttctacacattttgctatgggATGGCAGCCACTTATGTTGCTTATAAATAGAAACGGTACTGCAGCAGATGTATTATATACTTATTTACAGTAACATGGTGTTTGATAAATAAAGGTCATCCTGCAAGAAAGATTATTTCTGTGAGAAATAGCCACAGAGAGCCAGTGGTGTAGTGTCAGTGTGCTTGCAGAACACTGTACAACCCATCCGGCTGGGCTGATGTTGCTGGTCGGTCGGGGATTGAGCTGTATACGTGGTACGTAACAGACTAGAGAAAAGAAACAGGCAGTTTAACTTCAGCCCCTTGAATATGCAGTACTGTAAATGTAACTGTATATACTAAGTGGATGTAACATCAATCTGAAACTGAGAGTCGTTCACAATCACCGAACACAGTGGGTGATTCTGAACTTACATTGTCTTTTTCAGATGACTGTCCATTCTCTTCAACTGGGCCTGTACAACACAGAGGGAGACTGAGTTAGTGTGAGTTAGTGTGCATATTTTTGGGGTGTTACTCgtgtaaatctgtgtgtgtgtgtgtgtgtgtgtgtgtgtgtgtgtgtgtgtgtgtgtgtgtgtgtgtgtgtgtgtgtgtgtgtgtgtgtgtgtgtgtgtgtgtgtgtgtgtgtgtgtgtgtgtgtgtgtgtgtgtgtgtgtgtgtgtgtgtgtgtgtgtgtggttgtggttgtgcgTGTTAATTTGCTGTGCTTACTGTCACTTTCACATCTCTTCCTGTCTCAAACCACTCTGTGGACTTACAGCTCTGTTCTCACTCTTTCAAGATGCTCTGACTAACACTTCTTTCATGAGTTGACATTGAGTGACAAAGTGTTATTGTGTTGAGGGTCCAATATTCACGTGCCAGGTGGAGAAGACAAGGACAGAAGACATTCTGTTACAAACTCACCCGAGGGCAAAAACGTGGACGGTACAAAGGTGACGAGAGAATTGATCCCAGCATCCTTTGAATCCAACATGCCTGCACTGCTCACTGCTCCCATCACCAAATCACCTACAACAGAAAATAAATGAAAATGTAAATCCAATTTGTGTCTGTACCTGCATGTGTGTAGTTGTGTTagtagtatgtgtatgtttgaTGTATTTTGTTTGGAACATACATTGActgtgatcatcctgtctggaTGCAGGTCTGTGCAACATAAAAGTATACAAGAAGGTTATGGTAAGAACATCTCATCATGGACAATACAGAACTAAAGGTTGAGATAGAATCTACATCATATTCACAAGGGGAATTCTTACCTCTGAGAATGTTTCTCTGAAAAACAAATTGGACCATGTTATATTGAATATAGCCTACCCTATACAATATCACCAAATGACCATGTCAAAGGCACTTACTCACATACATGGCAAAGGAAAATGTTTGATATACAGAATCAGAAGTACTCACTGGTCCTCCAGCAGAGACAGATAGCTGTCAATCCCATCAGGAACACACCCACTACTGAAGCCACACCCACTGCTGCCTGCCATGATTGCACAGCTGTTTGGTGACATGATGTCATCAGGAGAGATGATTAGCTCTAAATCCCAAAGTAAATACTTAAATGGTAAACCATATTATTGTCAGTCTTAGAAAATGTTTCTGTTTTCATACGTGTGAGAAAAGACAGCAAGTCAGCTAAACATTTGACATTTACGTttaagtcattcagcagacgctcttatccagagtgactttcaTCAGTTAATTAATCTTAAGATaactaggtgagacaacaacatatcacaATCGTATCAAGTTCCCCCAACAAAgtagttatcagcaaagtcagtgctagtaggaaCACACAAGTTCATTTTTGTTGTGGGATTACTAAGTAAGGATACTTATCCAAAACTATTTTTTTACACTTTGAATTCACAACGCTGTCTTTGGAGCTTTGACCTCCTGTGTGCAAATGTGTGATAAAAGAAGTATAAATACAAAAACCTGGGTAAGATaaaggatttgtatttatttcagtTTTGCTAGCTAAAGATGACCGACACACCTGATGCAGGAGATGAAAAAATATGTTTCAAATCTAAGAAAAGTACAACAGTTTAGAGGGAAAGTACAAGCAGCGATGAATAGGTTTATGAGTCAACTAGTTGGAGCTTCAGTGAATTCGAGTGAACAAAAATGAAGTCGCAAACTAAGCGATACTTACAAGTTGTTGTCACTGTGATGCCAGGGGACAAAGTAGAAGTAACAGTCAAACCTGCTGGAAAGTAATAAAGGGTCATTCTGTATCTGATTACACAAGACAAAATGTGTTAATTATTTCTGAGTCAGTAGAACACAACTGATTCTGTAGAAATATGATATGTTCACTATTTTATAATTTGTTAAAACCTTGACTGCATGTACAATTTGAAACAGTATTTGAATGCCCACCCCAGAAGCCACACCCACTGCTGCCTGCCATAATTGCACAGCTGTTTGGTGACATTGGGAAGGTCATTAGGCTTGTGTTCCCAGGGTCAATAACACATTTCAAGAGTTTATAAAAATGTTCATTTTGAGTTTGTATGTCTCAGTTGTTTGATTTGTGTAGGAAAAGACAGGTAGTCAGCTAGAGATGGATGCTTACCCAGAACGCTTTCTGTGGAGCTTTGACCTCCTGGGCACATGCAAGAGAGAGACTGTTTAATAAcagttaacacacaacacaacttatTACGCCACTAAACTCAAATCATTAGGGCTGTTTGGGGGTGTCAGTTGTCAAAGTAGAACTAGTAGTTGAACCTGATGCAAAGCAAAGACATTGGATCTGATTATACATGTCTTTTTATCTAAATTGGTTGATTTAATTAATGAAATATAAACCTCTTTTTTTAAATCAGGGGAAGTTTGTGAGTAAGAAAACCTGGGTAAGATGAAGCTATTCTATTTGGTTAGGTTCTATCTGCTAACTAGGTAAAGATTACTAGCACACCTGATGTAGGATTCACTGCTGTGCTGGGGGTCAAAGGAGAGGTCAAACTGGGTGAGAAGAGAACTCACATTACataaaaacattacatttacaagcttccgaccggatattttggttgagatttacccagacattatttccagacggacagctaaagaatatacatcgcctcgtgatcaatttggtcgcttattaacatgtactaatacctaaagttgcattacaaaactatttagaagtgttttgtgaaagtttatcgtcgacttttttaatttaaaaaaatgacattacgttataagacgctattttttttcgtttatcacacagtcttcatagatcgatatctaggctatatatggaccgatttaatcggaaaaaaagacccaatagtgattatgggacatctaggagtgccaacaaagaagatggtcaaaggtaatgaatgttttatattttatttgtgcggtttgtgtagcgacgactaagctaattcttttgtttacgtcccctgcgggtcttttggggtgttacatgctatcagataatagcttctcatgctttcgccgaaaagcattttaaaaatctgacttgttgcctggattcacaatgagtgtagatttaattcaataccctgcatgtgtattttaatgaacgtttgagttttaactagtactcgcgcatttgcatttccagatgtctagatgggactcGTGCgtggtcaggtaggagcaagaggttaacgtgaaatgcttacttacaagaggTCACTTTTTTTGTAAATTTACAAGCGGCCATTTTTGATAATAATGTTTTCCGCTAATGGAACAATCGcacttatagcctactaccatgtgcgcATTGCTGCTCTTATGATGTGAAGAAATTGGcaaatagtttatcaacattttaagctaaacgttctgatctgttgcatcagccacaTTGCATAAAATATTTTTTCCGATGCTAgcggttgtattaatttgggatctatcgcattgaacaactgtcccagactatgtttggtaTATCTATTTCTTGCACAGAATGGAATAGGTTGATTTTTGTACAATGGGGGATAGCacattgacataggctagtgcctTTTCTGTTCGCTAAGCCAACATATCTTGTTGACTGACGataagtaaatgtggacagttctccCAATACCTTCAATAGGCACCTCGCAATTGGGTAAGGACGGGCACAGTTGCGTCTCTGATGTGTCTGTCttaacttgtagcctgtgagaccCTATCATGTGACAGAGAGCTGTATGAGTGAGAGAGCTTTGGATTGGCAGCGCACTCAGgaagaagggcacaacgcagcactccgggccacaaaaggcatggatttatttagggtgcattacggccacaTAGAGGATGCCACCGTGGaattcgaggcattatcaagtgcttctcgaattgtgaatgagagactattggagtgtgtacatcctgcacaaaaaaaaacagagcagagctcatgcctttcaacaAACTCTTTTCAAATCATCTTTAGAGTCTCATCATTCAGCCTTACTATCAACTAAAAATCGAAACATGTAGCCCattgtttgtagaacaactaaagttaattaataataactctaaattaagcatttGTTCCATTGTATTcttcataatataaaataataccaCAGAATTATAagaaaatcttgtctgctaaatgaactagtgtagacCACAGCCATTGGTCACTCTGTCTCAGAGTACGCTATTcttttcttctgaaatagactaaatgttcttcatatcatgcttcttcaCACCTGTCTAAAATACATAATGGATTATTGTGAATGTGTAGCCTACCTGCTGGAAAGGGTTTAGTTGTTGGATCACTAATGTTAACTCCCACCAGATCTGAAATCATTTGGGATTGAAATGTGGTATTTAGTTTGTTGGTCAGAATGAGTATGGACATACTAAGAAGATGCTAAAATCAAAGTGACTCAGATCATGAAGACCTGCAGCGCTGATAGATTTGTTTAGATAATGACTCACCTGTAAAGTTGTACCCATCActgcgtggagagagagagtttggtcCTGAGCTCAATCTGTAGTCACAGCTCACCTCCTTCCGCCTCACTGACTGTAGACGACTGATCAGATCACTATGTTTTGGAGTGAATTGACAGAACTGCTGTCCGGATGCTGAGATGGCTTTTCTCTTCATGATCTTTGCTGTGAAGGATGGCTGACTCTCCTCTCCAACATACAGGTTACAGGTGGTGTCAGGACTGAAGGATCCAGGAATCAAACAGATGATGTTGAAGTCCTCAACAATATTGACTGTAAGGTCTGGTTTTGGATCTGTTGGGAAAGGACAGAGACTCCTTTTTGCATCACTCTATTTGAATGTAATGTGTATGTCACAAGTGACACGGACTCTCACTAAACTAGACCCTGCTATTCTCTTTATATTACGTATCAGCATGTCTTATTTGATGTCATTCCTATTTATGAGTGCCATTTAATCATGTGTGCTGTGTTCACAACAATTTCCTTTCACTTAATCCCTTACATTCTTGCgtgtgaaatgaaatgaaatcgaATTGGCTATTTTGCTTGCATGTATGGTGTGGGGGATGATGGAGTGTGCCACTTGTCATTTaattataaatacattttcaaaattcAGAAATAAATATAATTTTCAGAAATACTCATAGATATTGCAGCACCTGATATACATTtgaaaaagaaaaataattcattCACTGTTGTCTTTGCATCCACAGTTATGTAGTTTGGGTTAACAAGATaactttgattgattgatggtatTATTATTTAGTAAAAGT
Proteins encoded in this window:
- the LOC124004056 gene encoding uncharacterized protein LOC124004056 isoform X2, translated to MALFIPDMAGHLFLVILLFVTFQYIEAQGPYPKPDLTVNIVEDFNIICLIPGSFSPDTTCNLYVGEESQPSFTAKIMKRKAISASGQQFCQFTPKHSDLISRLQSVRRKEVSCDYRLSSGPNSLSPRSDGYNFTDLVGVNISDPTTKPFPAGGQSSTESVLGLTVTSTLSPGITVTTTSVQSWQAAVGVASVVGVFLMGLTAICLCWRTKKHSQRPASRQDDHSQCDLVMGAVSSAGMLDSKDAGINSLVTFVPSTFLPSGPVEENGQSSEKDNSVTYHVYSSIPDRPATSAQPDGLYSVLQAH
- the LOC124004056 gene encoding uncharacterized protein LOC124004056 isoform X1 gives rise to the protein MALFIPDMAGHLFLVILLFVTFQYIEAQGPYPKPDLTVNIVEDFNIICLIPGSFSPDTTCNLYVGEESQPSFTAKIMKRKAISASGQQFCQFTPKHSDLISRLQSVRRKEVSCDYRLSSGPNSLSPRSDGYNFTDLVGVNISDPTTKPFPAGGQSSTESVLAGLTVTSTLSPGITVTTTSVQSWQAAVGVASVVGVFLMGLTAICLCWRTKKHSQRPASRQDDHSQCDLVMGAVSSAGMLDSKDAGINSLVTFVPSTFLPSGPVEENGQSSEKDNSVTYHVYSSIPDRPATSAQPDGLYSVLQAH